In Methanomicrobia archaeon, one genomic interval encodes:
- the yjjX gene encoding inosine/xanthosine triphosphatase yields MNVLVGSRNPVKVDATKEAFGLFFDAVEVIALEVSSGVSAQPVEDETFEGAEHRADRLRELNDALNLHAQFFVGIEGGIKKLRQRWFAFGAVCLIDACGRRGYGTTPFFELPNAVSAELVKRTGLELGDVMDRMTGAENTKQKQGAVGFFTRGVLSRKAYYVAGLTVALIPFLNPDLYFR; encoded by the coding sequence ATGAACGTTTTGGTCGGCTCTCGGAATCCCGTAAAGGTGGATGCGACAAAGGAGGCGTTTGGATTGTTCTTCGACGCGGTCGAAGTCATTGCACTCGAGGTAAGTAGTGGCGTCTCCGCTCAACCGGTCGAGGACGAGACGTTCGAAGGTGCTGAGCATCGTGCGGACCGTTTGAGAGAACTGAACGACGCGCTGAACCTGCATGCGCAGTTCTTTGTGGGCATTGAAGGTGGCATCAAGAAGCTCAGGCAGCGCTGGTTCGCCTTTGGCGCCGTGTGCCTGATTGACGCTTGTGGACGGAGAGGATACGGTACCACACCGTTCTTTGAGCTGCCGAACGCCGTCAGTGCTGAACTCGTAAAACGAACAGGTCTCGAACTGGGGGACGTGATGGATCGGATGACCGGTGCGGAGAACACGAAACAGAAACAGGGCGCGGTGGGCTTCTTCACCCGGGGCGTACTGAGCCGGAAAGCGTATTACGTGGCTGGGCTAACCGTTGCGTTGATCCCTTTTTTGAATCCGGACTTGTACTTCCGGTAA
- a CDS encoding MFS transporter, with the protein MLIASMRSMVRTSEQLNSAGKSYNYIHMRADLPHRSTTIVLIAALCVFSTQFGVTVIAPLLGVWVAASAAPFLVAAVIFSAFTMVSTPLNIPGGMLSDRWGRKPLIVAGLSLYALASALFPFSTDPYDWIFVRAIQGAGAGLFFPAITALLSEVTSSEERGRAVGVYNIGLGLGLAVGPASGGILFDNYGLYTPFFVCVVFALISVVLVVLFVEEPGERVIRRGRELALREYERRLLLLAGLVIFFGIGVAAIMGALFSPYALALEHLKLSAGFIGIILSIMFLVFAVLQLGLTRLMQRLGALVLALAGLILCSGGLLILYQATSVLELVLMSVLLGTGLGAVSLGTLTLATTVAGTVEGDQERRGKVMGIYYTVFYAGLGGIPLLCGALSELVGARVLFLGYAALLLVVTGVAWRLGMGTGTSHVREPA; encoded by the coding sequence ATGCTTATCGCCTCGATGCGATCGATGGTGCGCACCAGCGAACAGTTAAATAGCGCGGGAAAAAGTTATAACTACATACACATGCGTGCTGATCTCCCTCACCGATCTACCACTATTGTCCTCATTGCGGCGCTCTGTGTCTTCAGCACGCAGTTCGGTGTTACGGTGATCGCACCGCTGCTCGGCGTATGGGTAGCGGCCTCGGCGGCGCCGTTTCTCGTTGCTGCAGTGATCTTCTCAGCGTTCACCATGGTGAGCACACCGCTCAATATCCCTGGCGGTATGCTCTCGGATCGCTGGGGGAGGAAGCCGTTGATTGTTGCGGGGCTCTCGCTCTACGCGCTCGCGTCGGCACTCTTCCCGTTCTCCACAGACCCCTACGATTGGATCTTTGTTCGCGCGATTCAGGGCGCAGGTGCAGGCTTGTTCTTCCCGGCAATCACCGCGTTACTGTCCGAGGTGACGAGTTCTGAGGAACGCGGGCGGGCGGTGGGCGTCTACAACATTGGTCTGGGGCTCGGGCTGGCGGTCGGTCCAGCATCGGGCGGCATCCTCTTTGATAACTATGGCCTCTACACGCCGTTCTTCGTCTGCGTTGTTTTCGCGCTCATCAGCGTTGTTCTCGTGGTTCTTTTTGTTGAGGAGCCCGGAGAGCGGGTGATTAGACGCGGCAGAGAGCTCGCATTACGCGAGTATGAACGTCGATTGCTGCTGCTTGCCGGTCTGGTTATTTTCTTCGGGATCGGTGTGGCCGCGATAATGGGCGCGCTCTTCTCGCCCTATGCCCTCGCGCTCGAGCATCTCAAGCTCTCAGCGGGCTTTATTGGCATTATTCTTTCGATCATGTTCCTGGTGTTCGCGGTTTTGCAGCTCGGCCTGACGAGGTTGATGCAGCGGCTGGGTGCGCTCGTGCTCGCGCTGGCGGGCTTGATCCTCTGTTCCGGTGGTCTGCTGATCCTCTATCAGGCAACCAGCGTGCTCGAACTCGTGCTTATGAGCGTCCTTCTCGGGACGGGCCTGGGCGCGGTCTCGCTGGGTACCTTGACGCTGGCCACGACCGTAGCAGGAACGGTTGAGGGCGACCAGGAACGTCGGGGGAAGGTGATGGGCATCTATTACACGGTATTTTATGCGGGCCTGGGCGGCATACCGCTCCTTTGCGGCGCGCTTTCCGAGCTCGTCGGTGCGCGTGTGCTCTTCCTGGGGTACGCGGCGCTGCTGCTCGTGGTTACGGGCGTGGCGTGGCGGCTGGGGATGGGCACGGGGACTTCACACGTGCGTGAACCCGCGTGA
- a CDS encoding diphthine synthase, giving the protein MLTFVGLGLYDERDITLKGLDAIRAADSVFAEFYTSPLGGKTIAKLEALYNKPIVLLERSDLEEHADERILTLARDRDVVLLSGGDAMIATTHVDLRLRAIDAGIATQVIHAPSIASAVAGLCGLQNYKFGKSATVTPPYKGIVSEVPYNTIQANKERGLHTLLYLDLTMRIADALALLETVEDTRGGTLLKTSVCVGIARAGSADPVVKADYPAALKRYEFGALPHVLVVPGELHFMEREALIKIAQAPEDT; this is encoded by the coding sequence ATGCTCACCTTCGTCGGCCTCGGCCTCTACGATGAGCGGGACATCACCCTGAAGGGCCTGGATGCGATACGAGCGGCAGATAGCGTCTTCGCCGAGTTTTATACCTCGCCGCTGGGCGGCAAAACGATTGCGAAGCTGGAAGCGCTGTACAATAAACCCATCGTCCTGCTGGAGCGGAGCGACCTTGAAGAGCACGCGGATGAGCGGATCTTGACGCTCGCGCGAGATCGTGACGTGGTCTTGCTCAGCGGCGGTGATGCCATGATTGCGACCACGCACGTGGATCTGCGACTGCGTGCGATCGACGCGGGCATCGCGACGCAGGTGATCCACGCGCCGTCCATCGCCTCCGCGGTTGCGGGGCTCTGCGGGCTCCAGAACTATAAATTCGGGAAATCCGCAACGGTCACGCCGCCCTATAAAGGCATCGTATCGGAAGTGCCGTACAACACGATTCAGGCCAATAAGGAGCGCGGGTTGCATACCCTGCTCTATCTCGACCTGACGATGCGCATAGCCGATGCGCTGGCGCTGCTGGAGACCGTTGAGGACACGCGAGGTGGAACACTGCTGAAGACCTCAGTATGCGTCGGTATCGCGCGTGCAGGCTCTGCAGACCCGGTTGTGAAGGCGGATTACCCCGCGGCCTTGAAGCGCTACGAGTTCGGTGCGCTTCCGCATGTGCTCGTGGTACCCGGTGAACTCCATTTCATGGAGCGGGAGGCGCTGATAAAGATCGCACAGGCGCCTGAGGATACCTGA